The DNA region GACTTTGTGGAGGAGAGTCATGGTGGTCAAGGTGTCAGAGACGCTGTAGAAGGACAGAGTACCTGCACCATGATCCAGGTAGACTCCTATCCTTGAAGACCCGTCAgctgatatttctgtttctaCACTGTTGTGCAGAAATGTAAAACTGTAGGTACGGTAGCAAAACAACGCCCAAGATTTGTCATTGTACCCAAATTTACAGTCATCTGAGCTGCCTTCTCTGCAGATATCCTTGTAAGCTACTGCTATATAGATTTCTTCTCCTTCCCACTCCACCTCCCAGTAACAACGTCCAGTCAGACCCTCTTTACTTAAAACCTGCCAGAGCTCAGTGAACCTGTCTGGGTGACTTGGATAGGAGTTGTCAGAATAAATTGTTATTTCTCTGTCTTCGTTAGACAGTGTAAGGTCATTGTTAAGAGTGTTTGGATCCATAGTAATGTCTCGTGCATAATTTAAGAATTCAGCTCTGGTCATGGGTTCTGGTTGTGGCAGGGAGACATCCCCTTCAGCTGCTAGCTCTAAGATTTTTGTCCACTTCTCTCCCAGAACTTCCTGTAGTTTATGTAGGAGTTCTGGCAGAGCCACTGACAATTCTTCAAAGTATGTCAGAGAATGGATATACATGTCGGATATGTCTGCAGGCTCACTGAGCTGGGACAGAGAGGGGTAGTCCCGTAAAAACTGGATGTGatcctctgtgtttgagagCTTCTCCAGCTCAgcctctctcctcctcagcTCAGTGATCTCCTCCTCCAGCTTCTCCTGAAGCTCTTTGCCTCGCCTCACTTTAGTTTCCTGCTGAGATCTGACCTGCTTCTTCACATCAGAGCGTCTCCTCACCATAAGACGGATCAGTTGGGTGAAGACCTCCTCGCTCTCCTCCACTACTCGATCAGCAAAGCTGTTGATAGCCGCCCCATCCCTCTGAAGCATCCTCacgtctttctctctgtcctggATTCTCTGCTGGATGCTTTGTCGACTCTCCTCAAACTCTCTCTGCCTCTCGGCCCGCTCTGCTGCAGCCGAGGCCGTTTCATGGCCTTTATGCTCATCCACAGGGCAAAGATAGCAGACAGGCTGCTGATCGGTACGACAGAACATGGTCATCACCTCATCATGATGAGGGCAGACGTTCTCCTGGAGCGTCCTGGATGGATCTGTCAGCTTGTGTTTTTGTAGTGGAGCTGCTTCAAAATGAGGCTGAAGGTGTTTCTCACAGAAAGAGGCCAGACATTGCAGACAGGACTTCTGGGCTTTCAGTTTCCTCCCTGTGCAGACGTCACAGGCCACATCTTCAGCTCCGGCGTAGCAGTGATCAGCAGGAGCAGCTTGGAGTCCTGtcttcttcagctcctccacTAAAACAGCTAACATGGTGTTTTTCCCCAGGACAGGCCTCGGTGTGAAGGTCTGTCTGCACTGAGGACAGCTGTAGACGTCCCTCCCATCTTCTTTATCCCAGTGGGCTTTGATACAGCTCATACAGTAGCTGTGTCCACAGGGAACAGTCACCGGATCCTTCAGGAGATCCAGACAGATCGAACAAGAAATCGCTTCCCGGTCCAGCTGAACTCCTCTCTGTGCCATCTCTCCTCTCACAACTGTCTGAGTTTCACTTCCTCACAACTGGAACCAGTTTCATCTCTGATCTACAAAACATGTGTTAGTGCTGTGAGTGTCGGCTCCTGTTGGGCACAGCCTTCTTCAAACTGCAGATCTGAAGAGGAGGGAACGAGGAAGTATGAGGTCAGAATGGAGCCGTTTGTTTGGGAGCAGGGAGGGGTTATCTAGCTCTGAATCATTCCAGGAAGAGGAGCGGTTTAGGGGAGTGATGCTGGCTGCAGTTCAGCATGCTGAAGGCTAAGATGCAGTATTGCATCCTTGTCTTTAT from Cheilinus undulatus linkage group 13, ASM1832078v1, whole genome shotgun sequence includes:
- the LOC121520106 gene encoding tripartite motif-containing protein 16-like: MAQRGVQLDREAISCSICLDLLKDPVTVPCGHSYCMSCIKAHWDKEDGRDVYSCPQCRQTFTPRPVLGKNTMLAVLVEELKKTGLQAAPADHCYAGAEDVACDVCTGRKLKAQKSCLQCLASFCEKHLQPHFEAAPLQKHKLTDPSRTLQENVCPHHDEVMTMFCRTDQQPVCYLCPVDEHKGHETASAAAERAERQREFEESRQSIQQRIQDREKDVRMLQRDGAAINSFADRVVEESEEVFTQLIRLMVRRRSDVKKQVRSQQETKVRRGKELQEKLEEEITELRRREAELEKLSNTEDHIQFLRDYPSLSQLSEPADISDMYIHSLTYFEELSVALPELLHKLQEVLGEKWTKILELAAEGDVSLPQPEPMTRAEFLNYARDITMDPNTLNNDLTLSNEDREITIYSDNSYPSHPDRFTELWQVLSKEGLTGRCYWEVEWEGEEIYIAVAYKDICREGSSDDCKFGYNDKSWALFCYRTYSFTFLHNSVETEISADGSSRIGVYLDHGAGTLSFYSVSDTLTTMTLLHKVQTTFTQPLYAGLHVEFSYSYTAEFCKLR